A genomic region of Fusarium oxysporum Fo47 chromosome VI, complete sequence contains the following coding sequences:
- a CDS encoding fungal chitosanase of glycosyl hydrolase group 75-domain-containing protein, translating into MHSYTIITTLTLSTAASAYQLPQNLKSIYDNHKAGSCSNRLSDRFPEGARYCGDIAGAVFLKGSDGNYDNMDIDCDGANNHAGACSNDPTGQGETAFKDTVNQYGISDLDANVHPYVVFGNEGASPSFDPQQHGIKPLSIMAVHYGIWGDTNGGTSTGEASISLAELCFPNQGLNGDMGHGEKDVLYLAFKGDEAVPGKNGADWKTTSRANFSKSIRALGDKLVAKL; encoded by the exons ATGCATTcttatactattattacCACCCTTACGCTGAGTACAGCAGCTTCTGCTTACCAGCTCCCCCAAAACCTGAAGTCCATTTACGATAACCATAAG GCTGGCTCGTGTTCCAACCGCCTTTCTGACAGGTTTCCCGAGGGCGCCAGATACTGTGGTGATATCGCAGGAGCTGTCTTTCTTAAAGGGTCAGACGGAAACTACGACAATATGGATATTGACTGCGATGGCGCCAACAACCATGCAGGTGCTTGCTCGAACGACCCGACCGGACAGGGCGAGACTGCATTCAAGGATACTGTCAACCAATACGGCATCTCTGACTTGGATGCAAATGTTCATCCCTACGTGGTTTTCGGCAACGAAGGAGCCTCTCCATCTTTCGATCCTCAGCAGCATGGTATTAAGCCACTGAGTATCATGGCCGTG CACTACGGCATCTGGGGAGATACCAATGGAGGTACTTCCACCGGCGAGGCTTCGATTTCTCTTGCGGAGCTTTGCTTCCCGAACCAGGGCCTGAATGGAGACATGGGACATGGTGAGAAGGATGTTCTATATCTTGCCTTTAAGGGTGACGAGGCTGTTCCTGGAAAGAATGGTGCTGATTGGAAGACTACGAGCCGTGCCAATTTCTCCAAGAGCATAAGGGCTTTGGGAGACAAGCTGGTCGCTAAGCTGTAA
- a CDS encoding S-adenosyl-L-methionine-dependent methyltransferase, with translation MAESVDLSFATRPGNIDAVGDLIQELSTLQRDLNHGDENIRQTMLVKARTLVHSLQTPREIMVQHTWADPGLNAVLITGVDIGLWKLMVKNGADKAQKAEDLARSLGMETILLGRLLRHAAAMGHLQEVRQDEYKLSNFTRSLSLDVIGDGYLALLGGIGRSPIEFYKFLRQTQWKNPTDASYTAMHVSYDTNLPNCFEYLRSIGLGPQTNNHMGGYRQARLPWMHPSLYPVEETLFPGTDGSPDAPLLVDVAGGLGHDIHEFKKFYPNHPGKLVLQDLPVVINDVKDIDPSIELMPHDFLTEQPIKGARAYFMHSILHDWPDDVCHKILSRLAEAMKPGYSKLLIFECVIPRTGAYWEATAGDILMMTQLSALERTEDNWYQLIEGSGLNLKIVKFWKCGVASVENLIECELV, from the exons ATGGCTGAATCTGTCGATCTCTCGTTCGCAACGCGGCCCGGAAATATCGATGCCGTAGGAGACCTGATTCAGGAGTTATCCACCCTCCAGAGGGATCTTAATCATGGGGACGAAAATATTCGCCAGACGATGCTTGTCAAAGCTCGGACGCTTGTCCATTCCCTTCAAACGCCCCGCGAGATCATGGTACAGCACACATGGGCTGAC CCAGGATTGAATGCAGTGCTCATCACTGGAGTCGACATAGGACTCTGGAAACTCATGGTTAAGAATGGTGCTGATAAGGCTCAAAAGGCGGAAGATCTTGCGAGATCTCTAGGCATGGAAACCATTCTTCTAG GACGTCTCCTACGCCATGCTGCGGCCATGGGGCACCTCCAAGAAGTCAGGCAAGACGAATACAAACTCTCGAATTTCACCAGGTCATTGAGCCTCGATGTCATTGGTGATGGGTATCTCGCACT GCTCGGCGGGATTGGTCGCAGCCCAATCGAGTTCTACAAGTTTCTCCGCCAGACTCAGTGGAAGAACCCAACCGATGCGAGTTACACTGCAATGCACGTATCTTACGACACTAACTTGCCAAACTGCTTTGAGTATTTGAGATCCATTGGGCTAGGCCCTCAAACAAATAATCACA TGGGCGGCTACAGACAAGCTCGATTACCCTGGATGCATCCTTCGCTCTACCCTGTTGAGGAGACCCTTTTCCCAGGGACAGATGGATCGCCTGACGCCCCGCTATTAGTTGATGTTGCCGGAGGTCTTGGACACGATATCCACGAGTTCAAGAAGTTTTACCCTAACCACCCAGGA aagcttgtcCTTCAGGACCTACCAGTCGTTATCAATGACGTGAAGGATATCGATCCTTCGATAGAACTAATGCCGCATGACTTTCTGACCGAGCAACCCATTAAAGGCGCAAGAGCATACTTCATGCACTCGATTCTCCACGACTGGCCAGATGATGTATGCCACAAGATCCTGTCTCGTCTTGCAGAAGCCATGAAGCCTGGGTATAGCAAACTTCTTATCTTCGAATGTGTTATTCCACGAACGGGAGCATACTGGGAGGCTACAGCTGGTGATATCCTCATGATGACGCAGCTTTCAGCTCTTGAGCGTACAGAGGATAATTGGTACCAGTTGATTGAGGGGAGCGGATTGAATCTCAAGATCGTCAAGTTTTGGAAGTGTGGAGTTGCTAGTGTTGAAAATCTTATTGAGTGTGAGCTTGTATAG